A genomic region of Trifolium pratense cultivar HEN17-A07 linkage group LG3, ARS_RC_1.1, whole genome shotgun sequence contains the following coding sequences:
- the LOC123915518 gene encoding uncharacterized tRNA/rRNA methyltransferase slr0955, with product MYTNISKAQAFPLVAKISSHPKYFNSLSTIKTQFSPLSSHKKPILTNPRYKFQTFQTGKPPNPYGFMLQIARSYCAATSAENQLPWLETSETEEGKLVHKAKRNNVRSSVQEDSAKKKVNVKSSWEQSVDRLELPTVSEFKPRSQERKNGLVGDNVRDRRSDSGRKYNKFDDRRSASNTFSKRYGKVDDKRRASNTYSNKYDKFDDNRSASNTLADRYNKFDDNVEERVDDEMEDEMEEGVDDPRWDNIKNKFKGVVGGRGGPERPEFRRWDRNEDWGRKTWKEASESTLPKIVGEGIYGVGPVLASLSAGRREFYALYVQQGLDLSSNNRKKKDKKGFERVLKMAEKINLSVKEASKHDLNMVADNRPHQGLVLDASPLEMVRIQELEPVSVEEGKGSLWVALDEVTDPQNLGAIIRSSYFFGATGIVLCAKNSAPLSGVVSKASAGALELMELRYCKNMMQFLVSSAENGWRVLGGSVSSKAISLNEIEPGPPTILVLGSEGTGLRPLVERSCTQLVKIVGNIPLDLSTSEVEGESTGLNGESSGKEFLSFLAVESLNVSVATGVLLHHLIGKGSVDSLPDATKRLSE from the coding sequence ATGTATACTAATATCTCAAAAGCTCAAGCATTTCCTCTCGTAGCTAAAATATCTTCGCACCCCAAATACTTCAATTCACTCTCCACCATTAAAACCCAATTTTCACCACTTTCTTCTCATAAAAAACCAATCTTAACCAACCCCAGatataaatttcaaactttTCAAACTGGAAAACCACCGAATCCATATGGGTTCATGTTACAAATTGCTAGAAGCTACTGTGCCGCAACAAGTGCCGAAAATCAACTTCCTTGGCTAGAAACAAGTGAAACCGAGGAAGGTAAATTGGTGCATAAAGCAAAAAGGAACAATGTTAGAAGCTCTGTTCAGGAAGATTCGGCCAAGAAGAAGGTGAATGTTAAGTCCTCTTGGGAACAATCCGTTGATAGGTTAGAGTTACCAACGGTTTCAGAATTTAAGCCTAGATCACAGGAAAGGAAGAACGGATTGGTTGGTGATAATGTGAGAGACCGTAGAAGCGACAGTggtagaaaatataataaatttgatgataggaggagtgctagcaacacattTTCTAAACGATATGGTAAAGTCGACGATAAGAGGAGAGCTAGCAACACATATTCTAACAAATATGATAAATTTGATGATAATAGAAGTGCTAGCAACACGCTCGCTGACAGATATAATAAATTTGATGATAATGTTGAAGAAAGAGTTGATGATGAAATGGAGGATGAGATGGAGGAGGGTGTTGATGATCCAAGGTGGGATAACATAAAGAATAAGTTCAAAGGGGTGGTTGGAGGTAGAGGTGGACCGGAAAGGCCTGAATTTCGAAGATGGGATAGGAATGAGGATTGGGGTAGAAAGACTTGGAAAGAGGCTAGTGAATCCACTTTGCCGAAGATTGTTGGTGAAGGAATCTATGGGGTTGGTCCAGTTTTGGCTTCACTTTCAGCTGGAAGAAGGGAATTCTATGCATTGTATGTGCAACAAGGGTTGGATTTGAGTAGCAACAATAGGAAGAAGAAGGACAAAAAAGGGTTTGAGAGGGTTCTAAAGATGGctgaaaaaatcaatttaagTGTAAAAGAAGCATCAAAGCACGATCTGAATATGGTGGCCGATAACCGACCTCATCAAGGTTTGGTGTTAGATGCTTCCCCACTTGAGATGGTGAGAATACAGGAGTTGGAACCTGTTTCAGTGGAGGAAGGAAAGGGTTCTCTTTGGGTAGCTCTCGATGAGGTTACCGATCCTCAGAATTTAGGAGCAATTATTAggtcttcatatttttttggagCTACTGGGATCGTTTTATGTGCAAAGAATTCAGCTCCATTAAGTGGTGTTGTGAGCAAAGCAAGTGCAGGGGCACTTGAATTAATGGAACTTAGATATTGCAAGAACATGATGCAATTCTTAGTGTCTTCCGCCGAAAATGGTTGGCGAGTTCTTGGTGGTTCTGTCTCCTCCAAAGCTATTTCTTTGAATGAGATTGAACCAGGTCCGCCGACTATTCTTGTTTTGGGCAGTGAGGGCACTGGTTTGAGGCCTTTGGTGGAGAGATCTTGTACTCAGTTGGTTAAAATTGTTGGTAATATTCCTTTAGACTTAAGTACTAGTGAAGTAGAAGGTGAAAGTACCGGTTTAAATGGCGAGAGCTCTGGTAAAGAGTTCCTTTCATTTTTGGCCGTGGAAAGCTTAAACGTTAGTGTAGCGACAGGTGTGCTTCTTCATCACTTAATTGGTAAAGGTTCTGTAGATTCTTTGCCAGACGCGACAAAACGGTTGTCTGAGTGA